The Cyprinus carpio isolate SPL01 chromosome B22, ASM1834038v1, whole genome shotgun sequence genome contains the following window.
TTCGCCCACCAATGTGTGAGAGGaacacagctttcactctcaaccaaacttGCATTACTAGCCCCAATCAGATatttttgctcttataaacacgAGATGCGTCATATCTGATGAATGGAAAAGAAGCCTTGGGTCTCAAGTGCGACATGTTGAAAAAGCTGCGAGGCGCAATGGTCAAAGATTTCCATATTGcgtcatatttacatagaaaagcagCAGAGCTTTGTAAACCGCTCAGAGTAATCACGTCATCTCCAAAAGAACAAAATGATTGCCAGAACGAATTTACCGGGATTTCTGAAAGAGTCATTTTCAGAGTCATGATACCATAAAAGAAACTTcccggtaatttaccagtaaagactgtatgtgtgaaaggagctgaactcttcctctgcatatgtggtgagtttgggttgcttaattaacgttcatctgggaaaactcacttgttttgtaacataaatcattcaaacctatgccaacacaggagaatacatcaacatatttctaaatatgtgatttattgtacatgcaatttcaaaataaaagtttctgactttgcatgtggccaaatattaaaattaaatggggttgaatcacatgaaacatcaccaggccgttggcgccctctgcaggtatttgttataatgtgtacttggttttgatactttataacagtgttgttcaataaaaccatgtacttggttttgatactttattattGCCTCAtgcctcatatatatatatatatatattttatatataatatatatatatattatatatatattatataagttatataccctaaccctaactaaaaAATATATCAGATTACTTGATTcgcaaaataatcattagttaagcactaGATTATGTAAAACccttcaaaatacaactgcattgttttattttttgtgattttaaaaaaacaacttttttgtcatttgaaaagtTCTTAAGTATTAAAACACTGTCtcgttctagtgaaccaagtatctgcattttgtctcaccttgtgagctaagtgtattgtcacgcCCCTAGTGTCTATGAGTGTGATAAAGCTCAGAATTTTCCAAGcgtatgatacagctttcattcttcaggtcaatcatatattcatgaaaatatattcagtttgaataaggaaagctttaactttgccatagtatcctttcatatgttaaagttgccacagtcattgcaattattttagtttaatttgaaagataataacaatattgatttattagttttatttgcttagtttaattgattaataagtgaggtctgattttagtccttgaaaaccaaaaaagtagtgcaagtccttgaaagtcctggaattttattttgcagtatctgTACGAAACCTGATTAAGTTACCAGTTCTtggaccattttaatgtttttgtcattgttaattgaactgaactgtagtTTTCTGTAGTAAACTGTCTTTGcatatttcctattttatattaatttcctaGTATTCAATTGACCAttatttcttttgaacaaaacagtttcagaaatgtcatgttttagaTTGTAGGTCGTCATGTACCCGGTCAAGGAGAAAGCTAACCAGCAAAATTTGATATCAAAAGCATcctaaatgtttgtgtgtttgcactgTTTGTAGTGAGTAACCTTTCTAGGTATTGCTGTTTCTAATATCCCACCATAATCTGTAGTCTGAACCTGTCATGGACTAATGGCTGATACGTTACTAATTAGTTTCAAGGAAaatcgttttctttttttgttgtccaCCCCCggttcaggaattttttttttttgctttaacccctgagattgtaaaaatattggttataattatcaattatatatatatataagcaaatctatatattattatatatatgtatatatatataatataatatatatagtatatgtatatagaatatatctatatttatatatattttgcatagtAACTAaagtaaaacactttttatttttttgatttaataatataataataacaatgttattaGTAACATTAATTAGTAACATTAATAGTCATAactatattatttcattataaaagtaataattgttATTTGGAATGTTATTGTATCGTTATTATTGGTGtgtacatgtaattttttttattattattattatattaattattagtattataagtgatagtaatactattattattaaataagtaaacaattatttaataattgttgttattattaaatctaataatttactattaatgaaaatgattaataataatagtagtaataattattcttattgtattaactactattattattaaataagtaaacagtaataacattattgttttttgtttaatattttttattgtttttttgttattgttaaacaGTGTAATATTAAAGtaagtgttattaaaaaaataatattaataaaaattgattgtttattaaaagtaaggtattactgtattaataagtaaagtatatatatatacatatataatatatatatattttataatatatatatatatatattctttttatactattagtattataatacaGTGTTCACTCTCCTGCgagtcattttttaatttattgacagAGTAAAAGGTTACCTAAAATCTGATCTAGACAAATATGAGTTTATTTTAtgtggtgtttttgttgtgttaacACAGTGTTCACTCTCCTGCGAGTCAAGCGTTCATGACTAAAGAAAACTTCTCAGCCAAATTCTCCAAGAAAACATCTCCTGTCAAAAAAGGCCATTTATTAGAGCACATTTCCTGTCTGCTGACATATTTCCATTCTCACATTTTCAAACTCTATCAGACGGTAAACCAGCTCTCCATCAGACGGTAAAACCAGCTCAGTCCAAACGTTTCCCTCACAGAAGAGCCACGATTGGACCGAACCCTTGGCTCCGATCACCAACCAGAAGGTAGCCGCTGATCAGATGTCTTGCACTGATCTTCTTGTTTCTGTTTTCTCAGTGTGTTGCAGTGATGCTGTGGTTTGTTCTTCTGTAGGCTGTGTGTTACTGAAGCTGCTGCTGCAGCAGCCGCTGGATCCGAGCGCTTTGGGTCTGTGTCACCTGCTGTCCATCAGCCCGGACGCTCTCTGCCAAACATCCCGTCACAGCACGGATACATCAGCCTGTAAGCCACTGGGACCCAGCATCCGAATTAAACACATCACACTTCTGAGTGTATTTGTGCGTGTCCTGAAACATGAGAAAACTACTATAAACATCAGTTTCCATTACATGCAGCTGTTTGTGTTGGGAAATCTTCGGCCCACTTTTACAACATTCATCATACAATGCTGTAAGGATGGAAATTTCCATTGCATCATTTGTTTGGTGGTATTTTCCAGTGGAAAGTTTGAACAATGTCAACTGTTTAAACACTGatcaaatatactttatagtCACATGAGCAGAGATGCATATGGTTCATTAACAAAGCCATACAGAACACGTCACTTTACTGCTTCACATTCATTTCAGAaattatcagtattttttaagacattttacagacatttttatattactattaatattgttattattattattacattattattattatttttattaaaattgcatttgtaGTATGTACTAATTAAACTAAATAGAACAGAATACTGTACTTTGATAACAGtaactagtattattattattgctagtTGTAGTCATAGCAGTCGTTTTTTACATCATATttgctttgtgcatttttaaacattaaaatattattatttgttgtattttattattaaactaaatatagAATATtgttaacaataattattattaatgataatattttagatcacatttacttttttcaataataaaaatattatgatttgttgtattttatcaaattatatttagaatattgtattaataacaataactattataatattgtatatattgatCATCATTTTTACATCATGGCAtttgctttttttgcatttattaaaacattttgttattagaattgtattttattatttatgttaaatatattttattaattacaataactTTTGTTATTATTGCTAGTAGTAGCAGTACTATCATGACGTTTGAAATATAACTTTTGAATTTCTTAaagtattatttgttgttttattatttattacattaaatattataaaaaaagtactaatactaataatttattatttatttctgaaagtaaaaaaaacaacaacaggaagAGCTTAAAATATAGTGGGAAAAATCTTAAATTGGCTGATCTTCAGGCCTAGAAAACTTGTGtgcaattaaatgtttatagTATCTTTAAATATCTGCTTGAAAAGGTTGGACTGtagtgaatttctttcttcttccctCTTTCTTCAGGGGATCTTTGGCAACTTCCAGCTCGTCCTCCACAGAATTCAGATCGTTTCACCGTCCTCAAGCTCAGTTCCACCAGCTGCAGAGTCTGGCTGCGTCTGCTCTGTCCGCGTTAGCTCTCCATCACCCCCATAGTGTCCCACATAACCCAGACGCTGCTCTCCAAATCACCCAGCGCTCCTGTCCGTCCGCGGTGCACTTCCTGCCCCTGCTCAGCTTCCACATCAGCACATACTGTCAGTCGCTGGAGAGCTCAGCGAGGGCCTCGCTCCACGGCAGCTCTCCGTCGGGATCGTCTGACTCCAGTCTGGAGGAGTCTCTCAGCGGACAGGAGGAGCTCGCCCTGGCCGCCCTGAAAGCGCTCTGTCATATAGTGTGCTACAGCAGCGAGGCTCTGGAGGGGGTTTTGTGTCATCAGGAGGACGTGAACCAGCCACAGGGTTCGAAAAATCTCCTCAGCGCCTATGAACATCTGAACGGGGAGACGCAGACACAGCTGCCTCTTCTCAGGAGGATCCTACAGCTGGCAGATCCGGCCTTCATTACCTCCGCTGGCCAGAGGCAGGCGCTAGTGAGCGCTAGTTTGAAGACGCTTCGTTTGCTGGCTGAGAGAGCGCAGGACAACCAGCTCTTGAGGTTTAGCATCATTCATATACTgttaatagtttttgttcatattttgaattagattttattttcctattttctgtttgaaatttattttagttaaagttttaataatgttgattgtttttttttttttgtcatttttattagttattttttgctttatagtttttattttttagtattattattatattttatttactatttattagttttagtttatttcgtGTTTGGACtgcttaaaattaaactaaacaaaaatgagaaatattgctaactagctaaaactaaatatatatttttaagattttatattattacaattaatacttatattaagtaacaaaagtttttttattgtttccattttagtttactataataatcCTTTTAAGTGCCCATGTGagtgtcatctatctatctatctatcgatctatctatataaaaacaaaatatccaatgagaaataatgtataatagcactagattttatttcagttctttgGTTTTAGCTTGAATTGGCTACTACAATGCAGCGTTCTCAACATCTGTCAATTTTTATTATGactaataaaattaacaatttgtaCCATTTTTGCATAGAGTGCGTAATATTAGACAGAATTCGATTGAATATAAATGGAATACTTTTTTTATGCAGTAAATTAAATAAGCAATGTAGTGAGGTCGTGTGAGTAACTATTTCACATGATACTTTGAATGTtgcatactatatactgtattcatGTTGCATACTGTATTCTATTTCACATGATACTTTGAAGAACATCAGTTTTTAGGAGCACAACAGTTAATTTTATAATGATTACTTCAGAAAATTAGACATCCTCAGTGCTGTATGAGACCAGCAGATGTGACCTCTGGAGGGACAGCTTGTATATactagtatgtagtatgtagtgcagtagtttcaaacaaagccctttttaaaaaaatagtattatttgtttatttttaaatattattttagtaaatcgtAATAATGACAAAACTTATTAAACTGCTGTCTTATTTCTCAAATGTAGACTCCAGGTGGTGATGTCAAGTCAAGTGTTGTCTAAATGTCTGACTCTGGAGACGTCCTACAGAACTGTCCATCTGTGTGTGAGATTTCTGTCGTTTATCATCTATAATGAAGAGATGGCCACTAAACTCTGCTCACATGAATGTAAGTGTCTTTTAGTGCTCCATTAAGCGTCTTGTGTTGGCATGATTTAAGAGGATTAACCTCCCTCTTCCCTTAGATCCATGTACTTTCCTCAAAATGTTCCAGTACATCACCTCTAGACCGGATAAATCCGCTTCTGAGGATGAGTGGTCTCGTTTAGAACTAGAGGTTATTATcttgtacaaacctgattccaaaaaagttgggacactgtacaaattgtgagtaaaaaaggaatggtaTAATTTACttatctcataaacttatattttattcacaatagaatatagataacatatcaaatgttgaaagtgagacattttgaaatgtcatgccaaatattggctcattttggatttcataagagctacacattccaaaaaagagAATAACcagttcccccaatgctgtggctaaaatagtggagcaatatcagaaaggagtttctcagagaaaattcgcaaagagtttgaagttatcatcatctacagtgcataatatcatccaaagattcagaaaatctggaacaatctctgtgcgtaaggatcaaggccggaaaaccacactggatgcctgtgatcttcatGCCCTTAGACGgtactgcatcacatacaggaatgctactgtaatggaaatcacaacatgggctcaggaatacttccagtaaaacattgtcggtgaacacaatccaccgtgccattcgccgttgcctgctaaaactctataggtcaaaaaagaagccatatctaaacatgatccagaagcgcatggattttctctgggccaaggctcatttaaaatggactgtggcaaagagGAAAAACTGTTCTGACTAATCAAAatgtgaagttctttttggaaaactgggactcCATGTCATCTgtactaaagaggacaaggataaccccaagttgttatcagcgctcagttcagaagcctgcatctctgatggtatggggttgcatgagtgcgtgtggcatgggcagcttacacttctggaaaggcaccatcaatgctgaaaggtatatccaagttctagaacaacatatgctcccatccagacgtcgtctctttcagggaagaccttgcattttccaacatgacaatgccagaccacatactgcatcaattacaacttcattgctgtgtagaagaaggatccgggtactgaaatggccagcctgcagtccagatctttcacccatagaaaacatttggtgcatcataaagaggaagatgcgacaaagaagacctaagacagttgagcaactagaagcctgtattagacaaggatgggacaacattcctattcctaaacttgagcaacttgtctcctcagtccccagacgtttgcagactgttataaaaagaagaggggatgccacaccagtggtaaacatggccttgtcccaacttttttgagatgtgttgatgccatgaaattaaaaatcaacttatttttcccttaaaatgattatgttgtattctgaataaaatattgaaatttcatctatgttgtattctgaataaaatattgaaatttgaaacttctacatcattgcattctgtttttattcacaatttgtacagtgtcccaacttttttggaatccgGTTTGTATTATTGAATTTGAAATGTATTACTTGCATAGAAGTGGTATTAAAAAtctaattcctttgtcaacagttcATCCGGTTATTAACCAAACTGTTCACACAGAAGACAGGAACATGGGCGGCTCTGTGTGAATCATCCTGCCAGTGTATTAATGAGGTATGATTCAGACATAAACAcctttttccccctcaaaatcTGTTCGTTTGGAAGTGAAACCaccaaaaatatcatttatttttaacaaataataagacaaaaaaatagagAAACACAATgggaaattattattgtttataggGCATTCAAAACAATTGCTATTGAAATCTCTGGTACTGACCACATTTTCTCCTCCTCAGGTGGTGCGGACAGTTGTTGTGGTTTTACACAAACAATGGCTGAAAACAAAAGGCAGAGGAAGTCACACAGTGGGTAATCGGAGCTGGACGAGTCCTGGATTGCAGGTACTGCGAGAAGCTCTGATGTTACTGCACTGGCTATTGTTGAAGGACTCGTCTTTTTCCGAACACTGTCTGGACGTCCTGCACATGTACGATCAGGTTATTCCTGCCATCAGAGACACGTTCCGTCTGGTCCCAGATCTGTCTGAGAGCGAAGGTGGGTTCGTGTCTCTACATTCAATTATAGTCATTGATGCCAACGTCATTTTGATTAGCTTGAACATTTGTTATAGCACATTTAACATCCTTTATATAAGACATTTATCTTGAAATTAGTCCGTTGCAGTGCATTAAACTGCATTATATCGTCATAGAACTGGCTCTGGAGGAGATCTGCAGATCTGAAACGGAGTATGTTGAAGACATGGATATGGAAACAGGGTCATAATGATCAAACACAAAGTCAATTTTCCCTCCCGAAACATTGTGCTCGTCTCGTGTCCTCagatttttgttattcttttaaaaactgatcacCAATGATCCGAATTAAAGAATTAATTCTATTGAACCagtttcattattaataattgtgtgGATTAATGCTATGCGGAAATGGATCCTCATGAACTGTAGTAATTTGCATGGCTATTTGCACGCTCAAAAAAATAGTTACGCGGACATGTATTTTGATTTtaggtaaaataattttataatttcaccTGTATATTatcctaaaacaaaacaaacaaaaaaactgattttaatgtACAAAACAATCAGCATTAGCAACAAGTCGAATACTAGGACAATATTACAGGAATATTAATAGCGAAGTCATCTGAGGTAAGGCAAAATGGTGccaaaatgtgttttgtatttaaaggcaaggcaagtttatttatatagaaaatttcatacacaatggtaattcaaagtgcttt
Protein-coding sequences here:
- the LOC109047457 gene encoding LOW QUALITY PROTEIN: ATR-interacting protein-like (The sequence of the model RefSeq protein was modified relative to this genomic sequence to represent the inferred CDS: inserted 2 bases in 1 codon; deleted 2 bases in 1 codon), giving the protein MNFPPSKRLKGHQVPAEPDPFDDDIGFTQDDLEQIDIIASQAVPGDGRSKRTFASVFACADEESKAPVKSGRKTFAIGDGCSPNNNKEVQRKDVFADGRSSKDGEDLFYKQLEQQQADLKKKLKEVEEEILMKNGEIRVLRDSLKQINQXREQQQQTQLALEKGKARARSESEKELSRKMQSLQSELHFKEAEMNEMKEKLQSAERGGKKPGTPAPNIVHSPASQAFMTKENFSAKFSKKTSPVKKGHLLEHISCLLTEEPRLDRTLGSDHQPEGCVLLKLLLQQPLDPSALGLCHLLSISPDALPNIPSQHGYISLGSLATSSSSSTEFRSFHRPQAQFHQLQSLAASALSALALHHPHSVPHNPDAALQITQRSCPSAVHFLPLLSFHISTYCQSLESSARASLHGSSPSGSSDSSLEESLSGQEELALAALKALCHIVCYSSEALEGVLCHQEDVNQPQGSKNLLSAYEHLNGETQTQLPLLRRILQLADPAFITSAGQRQALVSASLKTLRLLAERAQDNQLLRLQVVMSSQVLSKCLTLETSYRTVHLCVRFLSFIIYNEEMATKLCSHEYPCTFLKMFQYITSRPDKSASEDEWSRLELEFIRLLTKLFTQKTGTWAALCESSCQCINEVVRTVVVVLHKQWLKTKGRGSHTVGNRSWTSPGLQVLREALMLLHWLLLKDSSFSEHCLDVLHMYDQVIPAIRDTFRLVPDLSESEELALEEICRSETEYVEDMDMETGS